The following proteins come from a genomic window of Astatotilapia calliptera chromosome 11, fAstCal1.2, whole genome shotgun sequence:
- the fzd1 gene encoding frizzled-1 translates to MAYNRLLRSALLFLFFILFLNLGIFRVNGQYGGSDRGLSIPEHGFCQPISIPLCTDIAYNETIMPNLLGHTNQEDAGLEVHQFYPLVKVQCSPDLKFFLCSMYAPVCTVLEKALPPCRSLCERARQGCEALMNKFGFQWPDSLACDSFPVHGAGELCVGQNMSDHTEPQPGPYSTERPPTDPGNGQFRCPASLRVPPYLNYRFLGQENCAAPCEPKRSHGMMYFSEEELKFARIWIGIWSVLCCASTLFTVLTYLVDMKRFSYPERPIVFLSGCYTMVSIAYIAGFLLEDKVVCNDKFDNDIKTVVQGTKKEGCTILFMMLYFFSMASSIWWVILALTWFLAAGMKWGHEAIEANSQYFHLAAWAVPAIKTITILAVGQVDGDVLSGVCFVGINSVDALRGFVLAPLFVYLFIGTSFLLAGFVSLFRIRTIMKHDGTKTEKLEKLMVRIGIFSVLYTVPATIVIACYFYEQAFREQWERTWISQTCKTYAVPCPAHSHPNMSPDFTVFMIKYLMTLIVGITSGFWIWSGKTLNSWRRFYTRLANSKQGETTV, encoded by the coding sequence ATGGCTTACAACAGACTTCTCCGCTCGgctttgctttttctgttttttatcctGTTCCTGAACCTGGGGATTTTTCGAGTCAACGGCCAATACGGCGGCAGTGACCGAGGATTGTCTATACCGGAGCACGGATTCTGTCAGCCCATTTCCATCCCCCTGTGCACGGACATCGCCTACAATGAGACTATCATGCCGAACCTGCTGGGCCACACCAACCAGGAGGACGCGGGGCTGGAGGTCCACCAGTTCTACCCGTTGGTGAAAGTGCAGTGCTCCCCGGATTTAAAGTTCTTCCTGTGCTCCATGTATGCCCCCGTGTGCACGGTGCTGGAGAAGGCGCTGCCCCCGTGCCGCTCTCTGTGTGAGCGCGCGCGGCAGGGCTGCGAGGCGCTCATGAACAAGTTCGGCTTCCAGTGGCCCGACAGCCTCGCGTGCGATAGCTTTCCGGTCCACGGCGCGGGGGAGCTGTGCGTCGGCCAGAACATGTCGGACCACACGGAGCCCCAGCCCGGGCCCTACTCCACCGAGCGGCCACCTACTGACCCGGGGAACGGCCAGTTCAGATGCCCGGCCTCGCTCAGGGTGCCTCCCTACCTGAACTACCGCTTCCTCGGGCAGGAGAACTGCGCCGCGCCGTGCGAGCCGAAGAGATCCCACGGGATGATGTACTTCAGCGAGGAGGAGCTCAAATTCGCCCGCATATGGATCGGCATATGGTCAGTGCTGTGTTGCGCTTCCACTTTATTCACGGTGCTCACCTACCTGGTGGACATGAAGCGCTTCAGCTACCCAGAGAGACCCATCGTCTTCCTTTCTGGCTGCTACACCATGGTTTCCATCGCCTACATTGCTGGATTTTTACTGGAGGACAAGGTGGTTTGCAATGACAAGTTTGACAACGACATAAAGACTGTGGTGCAGGGCACCAAAAAGGAGGGCTGCACCATCCTCTTCATGATGCTGTACTTCTTCAGCATGGCCAGCTCGATCTGGTGGGTCATCCTGGCTCTCACCTGGTTCCTGGCAGCAGGAATGAAGTGGGGCCACGAAGCCATCGAGGCCAACTCTCAGTATTTCCACCTGGCGGCCTGGGCCGTTCCTGCCATCAAAACCATCACCATCCTGGCAGTAGGTCAGGTGGATGGAGACGTGCTGAGTGGGGTTTGCTTTGTGGGCATCAACAGCGTGGACGCCCTGCGCGGCTTTGTTCTGGCGCCCCTCTTCGTATACCTGTTTATCGGCACCTCCTTCCTTTTGGCCGGATTCGTGTCCCTGTTTCGAATCCGAACCATCATGAAGCACGACGGCACCAAGAcggagaagctggagaaactgatggTGCGGATAGGCATCTTCAGCGTGCTCTACACCGTGCCGGCCACCATCGTCATCGCCTGCTACTTTTACGAGCAGGCCTTCAGAGAGCAGTGGGAGAGGACGTGGATCAGCCAGACGTGCAAGACGTACGCCGTGCCGTGTCCGGCCCACAGCCACCCCAACATGAGCCCGGACTTCACCGTCTTCATGATCAAGTATCTCATGACGCTCATTGTTGGCATCACTTCTGGCTTCTGGATCTGGTCCGGAAAGACCCTTAACTCCTGGAGGAGGTTTTACACGAGACTGGCCAACAGTAAACAGGGCGAGACCACAGTGTAG